The following coding sequences are from one Achromobacter sp. B7 window:
- a CDS encoding cytochrome c, which produces MFKQTIVAAFSALVASAAFAADGTPASNDAQMIKQGEYLSRAGDCIACHTAGGGKPFAGGLGIESPLGTIYSTNITPDKETGIGNYTYEDFDQAVRHGKAKDGHSLYPAMPYTAYAKVTPEDVKALYAYFMHGVEPVKQENKDTDISWPMSMRWPLTVWRWMFAPDVVNGPAASDLKGADRAALLRGQYLVEGLGHCSTCHTPRGFALQEKALSDADGSAFLSGGVVEGWLAKNLRGDMVDGLGSWTKEDIAVFLKSGRNGHSAAFGGMAQVVQDSTQHLTDDDLNAIAVYLKSLPPVNKDAATKPLAYDETVAQALRTGKDKGDGAMAFLNNCAACHRSTGKGYTETFPQLALSSTVNSADPTSLIHIVLKGAQMPGTTAAPTAYAMPGFDWRMTDKEVADVVTFVRSSWGNKGAAVSAADVAKVRKDVGAAAQPAR; this is translated from the coding sequence ATGTTCAAGCAAACCATTGTTGCGGCCTTCTCGGCCCTGGTCGCCAGCGCCGCTTTTGCGGCGGACGGCACGCCGGCCTCGAACGACGCGCAGATGATCAAGCAGGGCGAATACCTGTCGCGCGCCGGCGATTGCATTGCCTGCCACACGGCTGGGGGCGGCAAGCCCTTTGCCGGCGGCCTGGGCATTGAATCGCCGCTTGGCACGATCTATTCGACCAACATCACGCCCGACAAAGAAACCGGCATCGGCAACTACACGTACGAGGACTTCGACCAGGCCGTGCGCCACGGCAAGGCCAAGGACGGCCATTCGCTGTATCCGGCCATGCCTTACACCGCGTACGCCAAGGTCACGCCCGAGGATGTGAAGGCGCTGTACGCGTACTTCATGCACGGGGTCGAGCCGGTCAAGCAGGAAAACAAGGACACGGATATTTCGTGGCCCATGTCGATGCGTTGGCCGCTGACGGTGTGGCGCTGGATGTTCGCGCCGGATGTCGTGAACGGCCCGGCCGCCAGCGACCTGAAGGGCGCGGACCGCGCGGCACTGCTGCGCGGCCAGTACCTGGTTGAAGGCCTGGGCCATTGCAGCACCTGCCACACCCCGCGCGGTTTTGCCTTGCAGGAAAAGGCGCTGAGCGACGCGGACGGCTCGGCCTTCCTGTCGGGCGGCGTGGTCGAAGGCTGGCTGGCCAAGAACCTGCGTGGCGACATGGTCGACGGCCTGGGCAGCTGGACCAAGGAAGACATCGCCGTCTTCCTGAAGTCCGGGCGCAACGGCCATTCGGCCGCGTTCGGCGGCATGGCACAGGTGGTGCAGGACAGCACGCAGCACCTGACCGATGACGACCTGAACGCCATCGCCGTGTATCTGAAGAGCTTGCCGCCGGTGAACAAGGACGCCGCCACCAAGCCCCTGGCCTATGACGAGACCGTGGCGCAAGCGCTGCGTACCGGCAAGGACAAGGGCGACGGCGCCATGGCCTTCCTGAACAACTGCGCGGCCTGCCATCGCAGCACGGGCAAGGGCTACACGGAAACGTTCCCGCAGTTGGCGCTGAGCTCGACGGTGAATTCGGCGGACCCCACGTCGCTGATCCACATCGTGCTCAAGGGCGCGCAGATGCCGGGCACGACGGCGGCCCCGACCGCCTACGCCATGCCGGGCTTTGACTGGCGCATGACAGACAAGGAAGTAGCCGACGTGGTGACCTTTGTGCGCTCCAGCTGGGGCAACAAGGGCGCGGCGGTCAGCGCGGCCGACGTAGCCAAGGTCCGCAAGGACGTCGGCGCGGCAGCGCAGCCGGCGCGCTAA
- a CDS encoding VRR-NUC domain-containing protein produces MFPPHRYYYLHNFLCALAWVGDRYADLLDADERRFLADFQALPQASQALMARMLMRRGPWFRASRLVYEEIGNAVGAAAPLAALGWLDAAAPMTLDELFDLHTKPELCRLFFGASSGSKSGSNPESNPGSNPGSNPESNPGSNSESNCGPSTGPHHFASLRPTARKADLLIALRAVRAAPRPYSEWNPVAQEPVWRVMVGDLCERLRLMFFGNLHQDWSEFVLADLGVFQYETVPFDASSRAFQTRADVDAYLALHACRTALEEGANMPALLARVHGCVSQNPWLEKRRAKVLLRIGQACERARDWPTAQAAYEQCAYPGARHRRIRVHERMARYDQALTLALQARDAPESEEESQRVARMLPRLYRAVGQGRPARPPVPAVPRTDLTLQRPATPASVEFITRDHLHQDDAPVHYVENALLNSLFGLLCWPAVFAPLPGAFFHPFQRGPADLDAPDFYLRRQDLFADCLAQLDTPEYRDVILQRYADKAGVQSPFVFWGALSETLLTLALDCLPPAHLKLVFTRLLRDVKTNRSGLPDLIRFWPAQRRYELIEVKGPGDKLQDNQIRWLQYCVSHGMPVRVCHVSWQEGAA; encoded by the coding sequence ATGTTTCCCCCGCACCGCTACTACTACCTGCACAATTTTCTCTGCGCCCTGGCGTGGGTCGGCGACCGCTACGCCGACCTGCTAGACGCCGACGAACGCCGTTTCCTGGCAGACTTCCAGGCCTTGCCGCAAGCTTCGCAGGCGTTGATGGCGCGCATGCTGATGCGCCGTGGGCCTTGGTTTCGGGCCAGCCGCCTGGTTTACGAGGAAATCGGCAACGCGGTCGGCGCCGCCGCGCCGCTTGCCGCGCTGGGCTGGCTGGATGCCGCAGCGCCGATGACGCTGGATGAATTGTTTGACCTGCATACCAAGCCCGAGCTTTGCCGGCTGTTTTTCGGCGCAAGTTCGGGCTCAAAGTCGGGCTCAAATCCGGAATCAAATCCGGGATCAAATCCGGGATCAAATCCGGAATCGAATCCGGGCTCAAATTCGGAATCAAATTGCGGCCCAAGCACAGGCCCGCATCACTTCGCCAGCCTCAGACCCACCGCGCGCAAAGCCGATCTGCTGATCGCGCTGCGTGCCGTGCGCGCCGCGCCCCGGCCTTACTCCGAATGGAACCCCGTTGCGCAAGAACCCGTCTGGCGCGTCATGGTCGGCGACTTGTGCGAACGCTTGCGCCTGATGTTCTTCGGCAATCTGCACCAGGACTGGTCGGAATTCGTGTTGGCTGACCTGGGCGTCTTCCAGTATGAAACCGTACCGTTTGATGCCTCGTCCCGCGCGTTCCAGACGCGGGCGGACGTAGACGCTTATCTGGCGTTGCACGCCTGCCGGACGGCCTTGGAAGAAGGCGCGAACATGCCTGCCCTGCTGGCCCGAGTACACGGCTGTGTCAGCCAGAACCCCTGGCTGGAAAAGCGCCGCGCCAAGGTGCTGCTGCGCATCGGGCAGGCATGTGAACGCGCCCGCGACTGGCCCACGGCGCAAGCCGCCTATGAGCAATGCGCGTACCCCGGCGCGCGCCATCGCCGCATCCGCGTGCACGAGCGCATGGCGCGGTATGACCAGGCGCTGACCCTGGCGCTGCAAGCGCGCGACGCACCGGAAAGCGAAGAAGAAAGCCAGCGCGTGGCGCGCATGTTGCCGCGCCTGTATCGGGCGGTGGGGCAGGGCCGGCCGGCCCGCCCACCCGTCCCTGCCGTGCCGCGCACCGATCTGACGCTGCAACGGCCGGCGACGCCGGCTTCGGTTGAATTCATCACGCGCGACCACCTGCATCAAGACGACGCGCCCGTGCACTACGTGGAAAACGCGCTGCTTAATTCCCTGTTCGGCCTGCTGTGCTGGCCAGCCGTGTTCGCGCCATTGCCGGGCGCGTTCTTTCATCCGTTCCAACGCGGCCCGGCCGACCTGGACGCGCCTGATTTTTACCTGCGCCGCCAAGACCTGTTCGCCGACTGTCTGGCGCAACTGGACACGCCCGAATATCGCGACGTGATCTTGCAGCGCTACGCCGATAAAGCCGGCGTGCAATCGCCGTTTGTGTTCTGGGGCGCCTTGTCAGAAACCTTGCTGACGCTGGCGCTGGATTGCCTGCCCCCCGCGCACCTGAAGCTGGTTTTCACGCGCCTGCTGCGCGACGTCAAGACCAACCGATCCGGCTTGCCGGACCTGATCCGCTTTTGGCCGGCGCAGCGCCGCTATGAACTCATCGAAGTAAAAGGCCCGGGCGACAAGCTGCAAGACAACCAGATTCGGTGGTTGCAATACTGCGTGTCGCACGGCATGCCGGTGCGCGTATGCCACGTCAGCTGGCAGGAGGGCGCGGCATGA
- a CDS encoding ATP-binding protein: MTPPSPTPAQTPAQLQAEAAAQTEAQARSPSFTPATLHFLCGKIAAGKSTLAAQLAAQPHTVLISEDAWLAALYPGEVLGIADYARCADRLRNAMGSHVAALVGAGVSVVLDFPANTLAGRQWLLDVARQAGCPHQLHYLRASDALCKARLRARNASGTHAFSTSDAQYDAITAYFVEPGPQEGLTIVTHAQG; encoded by the coding sequence ATGACGCCGCCGTCCCCGACCCCCGCCCAAACCCCTGCCCAACTCCAGGCCGAAGCCGCAGCTCAAACCGAAGCTCAGGCCCGAAGCCCGTCCTTCACGCCTGCCACCCTGCATTTTCTGTGCGGCAAGATTGCCGCCGGCAAGTCCACCTTGGCCGCGCAGCTTGCCGCGCAACCCCATACGGTGCTGATCAGCGAAGATGCGTGGCTGGCGGCTTTGTATCCCGGCGAGGTCCTGGGCATCGCGGACTACGCCCGCTGCGCGGATAGGCTGCGCAACGCCATGGGTAGCCATGTGGCGGCATTGGTAGGGGCAGGGGTATCCGTGGTGCTGGACTTTCCGGCCAATACGCTGGCGGGCCGGCAATGGCTGCTGGACGTGGCGCGGCAAGCGGGTTGCCCGCACCAGTTGCACTACTTGCGCGCGTCGGATGCGCTGTGCAAAGCACGGTTGCGCGCGCGCAACGCGTCCGGTACGCACGCATTTTCCACATCGGATGCGCAGTACGACGCCATCACCGCCTATTTTGTCGAGCCCGGTCCGCAGGAAGGGCTGACCATCGTGACGCACGCGCAGGGCTAA